A genomic region of Catalinimonas niigatensis contains the following coding sequences:
- a CDS encoding cupin domain-containing protein translates to MKRNKFLLSMLAAFPLAARAKLSPIPHREGKGFAVKAGEGRFHGHIQLKGVNANILDVKVSGKDTDGDLAIFEQTGLSPKRGTPLHVHPFQDEIFYVLEGEYYFQLGSEKHHLKVGDSIFLPRKIPHAWTQISERGKMTVILQPAGKLEEFFVAMASLEHTPTSEEIAEIFAAHEMEVVGPPLQVE, encoded by the coding sequence ATGAAAAGAAACAAATTCCTATTGAGTATGCTCGCTGCTTTTCCTTTGGCAGCACGGGCAAAATTATCACCTATACCTCACAGAGAAGGTAAAGGTTTTGCAGTAAAAGCGGGTGAAGGCCGTTTCCACGGGCACATCCAGCTAAAAGGTGTTAACGCAAATATTTTGGATGTAAAAGTTTCTGGGAAGGATACGGATGGAGACTTGGCCATTTTTGAGCAAACAGGTCTGTCTCCCAAAAGGGGTACACCGTTGCATGTACATCCTTTTCAGGATGAGATTTTTTATGTGCTTGAAGGAGAGTATTATTTTCAACTGGGAAGTGAAAAGCACCACCTCAAAGTAGGTGATAGTATATTTCTGCCCAGAAAAATACCACACGCCTGGACACAAATATCAGAAAGAGGAAAAATGACTGTAATCCTGCAGCCAGCCGGAAAATTGGAAGAATTTTTTGTGGCTATGGCTTCCCTGGAGCATACCCCCACCTCTGAAGAGATTGCAGAGATTTTTGCAGCACACGAAATGGAGGTGGTAGGACCTCCTCTGCAGGTAGAATAG
- a CDS encoding dihydrofolate reductase family protein — MSRQLILYIAMSLDGYIAKDEDNLDFLSVVESPGEDYGYSAFQQEIDTLIWGRKTYDKVQSFGIEFPHKDKRCIVLSNSKKGRDENVEFFGGNLKTLISELKQEKGKNIYCDGGGEVVYGLLKDALIDKMIISIIPHLVGNGVRLFKDGRPEQSLKLTKSITFPSGLVQLWYEKRQVTAS; from the coding sequence ATGAGCAGACAACTCATTCTCTACATCGCTATGAGCCTGGACGGTTATATCGCCAAGGATGAAGATAATTTAGACTTTCTCTCGGTGGTGGAATCACCGGGGGAAGATTATGGCTACTCAGCCTTTCAGCAGGAAATAGATACGCTGATCTGGGGCAGAAAAACGTATGACAAAGTACAGTCTTTCGGCATTGAATTCCCGCATAAAGACAAAAGGTGTATCGTCTTATCCAACAGCAAAAAAGGCAGAGACGAAAATGTGGAATTTTTTGGCGGCAATCTGAAAACGCTGATTAGCGAACTCAAACAGGAGAAAGGAAAAAATATTTACTGTGACGGTGGTGGAGAAGTAGTATATGGCTTACTGAAAGATGCACTCATTGACAAAATGATCATTTCCATCATTCCCCATCTGGTAGGAAATGGTGTTCGGCTTTTTAAAGATGGCAGGCCGGAGCAAAGTCTAAAGCTGACGAAAAGCATTACTTTTCCTTCAGGACTGGTGCAACTGTGGTATGAGAAAAGGCAAGTAACAGCTAGTTGA
- a CDS encoding DUF4097 family beta strand repeat-containing protein: protein MKKYFLLSLLLGTLISIGHAQEFTQALKADQSVKILLNRSDIKVEGYDGNEVKITATNYEAPPERAKGLRPLYNNAVDNTNTGLAVTEENGALMIREASGQEGEYIIRIPQNAKLSISQQNWNGQDIEVQNMKNEVEIKSNSADVRLLNVDGPVIANSTSGDIEVVFSALNQAAASKISAISSDVEVSLPANSPANFKLKSISGEIYTDFDMDFNQDKEGSNMRRLGGGHTIEASTNGGGAELGIETISSNIYIRKAQ, encoded by the coding sequence ATGAAGAAATATTTTCTACTCAGTCTATTGCTTGGTACCCTCATCAGCATTGGGCATGCCCAGGAATTTACGCAAGCCTTAAAGGCCGATCAATCGGTAAAAATCCTACTCAACCGCAGCGACATCAAAGTGGAAGGTTATGATGGCAATGAAGTCAAAATCACTGCAACGAATTATGAAGCTCCTCCGGAAAGAGCCAAAGGACTCCGTCCGCTCTACAATAATGCAGTAGACAATACCAATACCGGCCTCGCTGTCACCGAAGAAAATGGTGCCTTGATGATTCGTGAGGCCTCCGGTCAGGAAGGTGAATATATCATCCGTATTCCTCAAAATGCTAAGCTTAGTATTTCACAGCAGAACTGGAATGGTCAGGACATAGAGGTACAGAACATGAAAAATGAGGTGGAGATTAAAAGCAACTCCGCCGATGTACGTCTGCTCAATGTGGATGGGCCGGTAATCGCCAACAGTACCAGCGGTGATATAGAAGTTGTATTTAGCGCTTTAAATCAGGCCGCAGCCAGCAAAATTTCTGCGATCAGCAGCGATGTGGAAGTTTCATTGCCTGCCAATAGTCCGGCAAATTTTAAGCTGAAATCTATCAGCGGTGAAATTTATACAGATTTTGATATGGACTTCAATCAGGATAAGGAGGGAAGCAATATGCGGAGGCTGGGCGGTGGACATACCATTGAAGCCAGTACCAATGGAGGGGGCGCCGAACTGGGGATTGAAACCATTAGCAGCAATATTTACATCAGAAAAGCACAATAG
- a CDS encoding DUF4097 family beta strand repeat-containing protein, which produces MPYKSYLKYLLPVVYLLLAASSLFSQKIVEHNLEYSPGQKIMFDLPFGESIMLSGWDKNEVSLTATVDINNNRLNDAYQLEVQEGETLTFTADLDDEILQNGKVEDCGDGHYSYQSNRNGKQIAVCAEINYVIHVPRSAILQMKTISADIEAKGLEGDTEIKSISGFIDFNWQERQEADLALKSITGELYTDLDFDILNKKENPPIVGYTLKGQIGDGGRRLALETISSDIYLRKR; this is translated from the coding sequence ATGCCATATAAAAGCTACCTAAAATACCTATTGCCAGTTGTTTATCTATTGCTGGCAGCCTCCTCTCTTTTCTCCCAAAAGATCGTAGAACATAATCTAGAATACAGTCCCGGACAAAAAATCATGTTTGACCTTCCTTTCGGTGAAAGTATTATGCTTTCCGGCTGGGATAAAAATGAAGTAAGTCTGACTGCTACGGTAGATATCAATAATAACCGCCTTAACGACGCTTATCAGTTAGAGGTGCAGGAAGGCGAAACGCTGACTTTCACTGCTGATCTGGATGATGAAATCCTACAGAACGGGAAAGTAGAAGACTGCGGGGATGGGCATTATTCTTACCAGAGCAATCGTAATGGAAAACAGATTGCGGTGTGCGCAGAGATCAACTATGTCATCCATGTTCCCCGTTCAGCCATACTGCAAATGAAAACCATCAGCGCCGATATAGAAGCCAAAGGGCTGGAAGGAGATACCGAGATCAAATCTATCAGCGGATTCATTGACTTTAACTGGCAGGAGAGACAGGAAGCTGACCTGGCTCTCAAGTCCATCACCGGAGAATTGTATACTGATCTTGACTTTGATATCCTCAACAAAAAAGAAAATCCTCCAATAGTAGGCTATACCCTCAAAGGACAAATTGGCGATGGAGGAAGAAGGCTGGCCTTGGAAACCATCAGCAGCGACATTTATCTGCGTAAGCGCTAG
- a CDS encoding sterol desaturase family protein: protein MKLFKKAKPTPPSTSDLIRKLYDFRGAPVVVLSVLALFVLERKYPLRKRKIAQIPRLLTNVQLVPLASLSLRLALVPAIVQAARFSQKKNFGLLRWLPLPPVLSNLLGFMLLDYSNYAWHWLNHRSRFMWRFHQVHHADLDMDVSTGLRFHIGEMLISVFYRAACAALGGVSPRTTIVYEIAFELANNFHHSNTRMPEKFDRGLSRLIVTPRMHGIHHSIVRQETDSNYCIVLTFWDQLHRTFRIDIPQEAINIGVPYVRKHLKVGALMKMPWKEAGKWELPDGTVPQRVPLSPLSDDIKDQ, encoded by the coding sequence ATGAAGCTGTTCAAGAAAGCTAAGCCCACTCCTCCCTCAACTTCTGACCTTATTCGTAAACTATACGATTTCAGAGGAGCTCCTGTAGTAGTGCTTAGTGTACTTGCGCTTTTTGTACTGGAGAGAAAATATCCTTTGCGAAAAAGAAAAATAGCTCAGATTCCCCGCCTGCTGACCAATGTACAACTGGTTCCTCTTGCTTCGCTTAGTCTTCGGCTGGCATTGGTACCAGCCATTGTGCAGGCCGCCAGATTCTCACAAAAGAAAAATTTTGGCTTACTCAGATGGCTTCCTTTACCTCCTGTATTATCCAACTTACTGGGTTTTATGCTGCTGGATTACAGCAATTATGCCTGGCATTGGCTGAACCATCGTTCCCGCTTCATGTGGCGTTTTCATCAGGTACACCATGCCGATCTGGATATGGATGTGTCTACCGGACTGCGTTTTCATATCGGTGAAATGCTGATTTCGGTCTTTTATCGTGCCGCCTGTGCTGCTTTAGGAGGCGTGAGTCCCCGCACTACTATCGTCTATGAAATCGCTTTTGAGCTGGCCAATAATTTTCATCACAGCAATACCCGCATGCCTGAAAAGTTTGACCGGGGGTTGAGCAGACTAATTGTCACCCCTCGCATGCATGGGATTCATCATTCCATCGTCAGGCAGGAAACCGATAGCAATTACTGCATCGTCCTGACTTTCTGGGATCAGCTGCACCGCACCTTTAGGATAGACATACCACAGGAGGCCATCAATATCGGTGTACCTTATGTGAGAAAGCATCTAAAGGTAGGCGCACTGATGAAGATGCCCTGGAAGGAAGCCGGTAAGTGGGAACTTCCCGATGGCACCGTACCCCAAAGAGTTCCGCTAAGCCCGCTTTCAGACGACATAAAGGATCAGTGA
- a CDS encoding DinB family protein, giving the protein MENSSVQTKEITSNVVITPEALLEQWQGHRRLTRRVIEAFPEEKLFNFSVGDMRPFSALAMEMIGMAAPGVRGIVTGKWENYEELDAEFKKIAPKTKEALLKLWDESTDEIDRLWPQIPPHRFQEVDLAFGMWEGPVYWTLFYFIDNEIHHRGQGYVYLRALGITPPPFWER; this is encoded by the coding sequence ATGGAAAACAGCAGCGTTCAGACAAAAGAAATCACTTCAAATGTAGTCATCACTCCCGAAGCCTTACTGGAGCAGTGGCAGGGACACCGTCGTCTCACCCGCCGTGTCATTGAAGCTTTTCCTGAAGAAAAACTTTTTAACTTCTCGGTGGGTGATATGCGTCCTTTCTCTGCTTTGGCAATGGAAATGATCGGGATGGCAGCGCCGGGTGTGCGGGGCATCGTAACGGGTAAGTGGGAAAACTACGAGGAACTTGACGCTGAATTCAAAAAAATAGCCCCAAAGACCAAGGAAGCATTGCTTAAGCTCTGGGATGAATCAACCGATGAGATTGACCGGCTTTGGCCTCAGATTCCGCCCCATCGTTTTCAGGAAGTTGATTTGGCTTTTGGCATGTGGGAAGGCCCTGTCTACTGGACACTCTTTTATTTTATTGACAACGAAATCCATCACCGCGGACAGGGATATGTTTACCTGCGGGCTCTGGGAATCACGCCTCCTCCTTTCTGGGAGCGCTAG
- a CDS encoding APC family permease translates to MELKREIRRWDLVLLLINNIIGAGIFGLSSKIFALSGIYSVLALFACGFIIFILVLSFAEVASRFNKTGGPYLYTLKAFGQWPAFIIGWLILITRLSTYAALVNLLVTYLSYFHPLFAETEMYRFGVIILITALLTLVNYLGVKNSTLLNNTLGIVKLVPLTVFIIAGFFFINPELVAFEQPLPSLSDFSSSVFVLIFAFTGFEATLVNTGEVRDPKKSIPFALITAIFFIAIFYGLIQMVSIGTLPGLATSDKPLTDAAQIFMGPAGAVFISAGAILSISGTLNAVMLVGSRVPYALSVEQQFPKFFSYLHPTFRTPTYSLLVFSAVSLIASLSGSFIYAVSISVISKILILLTVCAALIRFRLKDKAVKTGQSFYKLPYGYFFAISGIFACIWLLFSAEQEEFMDVLITTLVGMILFGIYRLISAQKNKS, encoded by the coding sequence GTGGAGTTAAAACGAGAAATCAGGAGGTGGGACCTGGTGTTGCTGCTGATCAACAATATCATTGGGGCGGGTATATTTGGTCTGTCTTCCAAAATATTTGCTTTATCGGGTATCTACAGCGTCTTGGCTTTGTTCGCATGTGGATTTATCATATTTATCCTGGTGCTTAGCTTTGCAGAAGTGGCCAGCAGATTCAACAAAACCGGCGGTCCGTATCTGTATACGCTTAAAGCTTTTGGCCAGTGGCCGGCATTTATCATTGGTTGGCTTATCCTTATTACCCGCTTATCTACCTATGCCGCTCTGGTAAATTTACTGGTGACCTACCTGAGCTATTTTCATCCGCTTTTCGCTGAGACAGAGATGTATAGGTTTGGCGTGATTATTCTGATCACTGCTCTGCTGACTCTGGTCAATTATCTGGGAGTAAAAAATTCCACCCTGCTGAACAATACTTTGGGTATTGTAAAACTGGTACCGCTGACTGTTTTCATTATAGCAGGATTCTTTTTTATCAATCCCGAACTGGTTGCCTTTGAGCAGCCTTTACCCAGCCTGTCTGATTTTTCTTCTTCGGTATTTGTCTTGATTTTTGCTTTCACAGGTTTTGAAGCCACGCTGGTCAACACGGGAGAAGTACGTGACCCTAAAAAAAGTATTCCCTTTGCACTTATCACTGCTATCTTCTTTATCGCCATATTTTACGGACTGATACAAATGGTGAGCATCGGTACTTTGCCCGGCCTGGCCACTTCTGATAAGCCGCTTACCGATGCAGCGCAAATCTTTATGGGGCCAGCGGGGGCTGTCTTCATCAGTGCTGGGGCAATCCTCTCCATCAGTGGTACCTTAAATGCGGTAATGCTGGTAGGATCGAGAGTGCCTTATGCTTTGAGTGTAGAGCAACAGTTTCCAAAATTCTTTTCTTATTTACATCCAACATTCCGTACGCCTACTTATTCTTTGTTGGTCTTTTCTGCCGTTTCACTTATCGCTTCCTTAAGTGGTTCCTTTATTTATGCAGTTTCCATCAGTGTGATCAGTAAAATACTTATCCTGCTGACCGTTTGTGCTGCGCTGATCAGGTTTAGGCTGAAAGACAAGGCTGTTAAAACAGGACAAAGCTTTTACAAATTACCTTACGGTTACTTTTTTGCCATATCAGGTATCTTTGCCTGCATATGGTTGCTGTTTAGTGCTGAGCAGGAAGAATTTATGGATGTGCTCATTACTACCTTGGTAGGAATGATTTTATTTGGCATTTATCGGCTTATATCAGCTCAGAAAAATAAATCCTGA